In one window of Henckelia pumila isolate YLH828 chromosome 1, ASM3356847v2, whole genome shotgun sequence DNA:
- the LOC140889825 gene encoding ABC transporter C family member 14-like isoform X3, whose product MASDCSNVPSLFLLLLELKGSLGLQCWGTLKFEPIMDSDTKPEEPLLNKLHLTGYASASVMSKAFWIWLNPLLKKGYKSTIEIDDVPALSPEHRAEVLAELFTRNWPKPEENSNHPVVKTLVRCFWKRIAFTSFLAILRLGVMYVGPTLIQQFVDFTSGDRSSPYEGYYLVLILLIAKFVEVLSSHQFNFNTQKLGMLIRSTLLTSLYKKGFRLSSSARQAHGVGQIFNYMAVDAQQLSDMMLHLNNLWLMPLQIIVALVILYQYLGASTFAVLGGTALLTMFVLYGTGKNNKFQFNIMMNRDSRMKATNEILNYMKVIKFQAWEEYFDKKIQSFREKEYEWLSKFMYCVTCNIIVLWSSLPFLATIAFGCAILSGVPLTVGTVFTATSLLKMLQEPIRSFPQSMIAISQAIISFERLDKFLTSKEMDDKSVERVQDCGGDIVVAVKNGSFNWDDNTGKEIVKNLDFEIRKGELAAIVGTVGSGKSSLLAAILGEMNKLSGKIRVCGSTAYVAQTSWIQSGTVQENILFGLPMDGKRYKETVRVCCLEKDLEMMEFGDQTEIGERGINLSGGQKQRIQLARAVYQDCDIYLLDDVFSAVDAHTGSDIFKECVRGTLRDKTILLVTHQVDFLNNVDQILVMRDGMVVQSGKYNDLLKMGMDFKALVTAHEASMELVEVETASENIASPKLSTQRSSKFGEENGEANPQERSEVNGGSSRLVKDEERATGKISLHVYKLYCTESFGWIGVIAALFFNLSWQGALMSNDYWLAYETSEKRSASFDPILFIEVYAAIAALSFVLVAVRGTLFAVIGLKTAQNFFKQILHSILHAPMSFFDTTPSGRILTRASTDQTNVDTIIPFFLSLAISGYTSLLTIIIITCQYAWPTAILLIPLGWLNIWYRGYYLSTSRELTRLDSITKAPVIHHFSESIAGVTTIRCFIKQERFIEDNIIRVDSNLRMDFHNNGSNEWLGFRLELIGCFVLCASVLFMIMLPSNIIDPGNVGLSLSYGLSLNSVLYWAVYLSCFLENKMVSVERIKQFTVIPSEAEWNKNDIFPPPSWPIRGNIELINLQVRYRPDTPLVLKGITLSIKGGEKIGVVGRTGGGKSTLIQVLFRLVEPSGGRIIIDDIDISALGLHDIRSRFGIIPQEPVLFEGTVRRNIDPTGLYSDDEIWKSLERCQLKDVVAEKPGKLDSSSIMVKIGAWGKDSFFV is encoded by the exons ATGGCATCAGATTGTAGCAATGTCCCTTCT TTGTTCTTGTTGTTGCTGGAACTAAAGGGTTCACTGGGATTGCAGTGCTGGGGGACTTTGAAATTTGAACCAATTATGGATTCAGATACCAAACCAGAGGAACCCCTTTTGAACAAATTGCACTTGACTGGGTACGCTTCGGCCTCTGTTATGTCTAAAGCCTTTTGGATTTGGTTGAATCCCCTCCTAAAGAAAGGTTACAAGTCGACCATCGAGATAGATGATGTGCCAGCACTTTCACCAGAGCACCGAGCTGAAGTATTAGCCGAGCTTTTCACGCGAAATTGGCCTAAGCCTGAGGAGAACTCGAACCATCCTGTGGTGAAAACTCTGGTTAGATGTTTTTGGAAACGAATCGCCTTCACTTCGTTTCTTGCAATCTTGAGACTCGGTGTGATGTATGTTGGGCCAACACTTATACAACAGTTTGTTGATTTTACATCTGGAGACAGAAGTTCTCCCTATGAAGGATACTACCTTGTGTTGATTCTATTGATAGCGAAATTCGTGGAAGTATTGAGCTCACACCAGTTCAACTTCAATACTCAAAAACTGGGGATGCTTATTCGATCAACACTCCTTACTTCTTTGTACAAGAAGGGGTTCAGGCTTTCGAGCTCGGCTAGACAAGCTCATGGAGTTGGACAAATCTTTAACTACATGGCGGTGGATGCTCAGCAGCTCTCGGATATGATGTTGCACCTAAACAACTTGTGGCTTATGCCGTTGCAAATCATTGTGGCCTTGGTTATCCTTTATCAGTACTTGGGCGCCTCAACGTTCGCCGTACTAGGTGGAACTGCCTTATTAACCATGTTTGTGTTGTATGGTACCGGAAAAAACAACAAATTCCAGTTTAACATTATGATGAACCGTGATTCGAGAATGAAGGCAACAAATGAGATACTCAACTACATGAAGGTGATAAAGTTCCAGGCATGGGAAGAATACTTTGACAAGAAAATCCAGTCATTTCGTGAGAAAGAATATGAATGGCTCTCGAAATTTATGTATTGTGTAACTTGCAATATCATTGTGCTATGGAGTTCGCTGCCGTTTCTCGCCACAATTGCATTTGGATGTGCTATTCTTTCAGGGGTTCCACTTACTGTAGGCACAGTCTTCACAGCAACCTCGCTCTTAAAGATGTTGCAAGAGCCGATTAGGTCCTTCCCGCAATCGATGATTGCCATTTCACAGGCAATAATCTCTTTTGAACGACTGGATAAGTTCCTTACCAGCAAGGAGATGGATGATAAATCAGTTGAGAGGGTTCAAGATTGTGGAGGAGACATTGTTGTGGCCGTAAAAAATGGGTCGTTTAACTGGGACGATAACACTGGGAAAGAAATAGTCAAGAACTTAGATTTTGAGATCAGAAAAGGGGAGCTTGCAGCAATTGTTGGTACTGTGGGATCAGGGAAGTCTTCCCTTCTGGCGGCGATTCTTGGCGAGATGAACAAACTATCAGGAAAG ATCAGAGTATGTGGTTCCACAGCCTATGTCGCCCAAACGTCATGGATCCAAAGTGGGACGGTACAAGAAAATATACTATTTGGCTTACCTATGGATGGAAAGAGATACAAGGAAACTGTCAGGGTGTGCTGCTTGGAGAAAGACTTGGAAATGATGGAGTTTGGCGACCAAACTGAAATCGGAGAACGTGGTATCAATTTAAGTGGCGGCCAGAAACAGCGAATTCAACTTGCAAGAGCTGTTTATCAAGATTGTGATATTTATTTACTTGATGACGTGTTTAGTGCTGTTGATGCTCACACTGGATCAGACATATTCAAG GAATGTGTGAGAGGAACCCTCAGAGATAAGACCATTCTACTTGTTACCCACCAAGTGGACTTCTTGAATAATGTTGATCAAATTTTG GTCATGAGAGATGGGATGGTTGTTCAATCTGGAAAATACAATGACCTCCTGAAAATGGGCATGGATTTCAAAGCTTTAGTCACGGCCCACGAGGCGTCGATGGAACTTGTAGAGGTGGAGACAGCCTCAGAGAACATTGCTTCCCCGAAATTATCTACTCAAAGATCATCTAAGTTTGGAGAAGAAAATGGTGAAGCTAATCCTCAAGAAAGGTCTGAGGTGAATGGGGGAAGTTCAAGGCTTGTCAAGGACGAAGAGCGAGCGACCGGGAAAATAAGTTTGCATGTTTATAAGCTATACTGCACTGAGTCTTTTGGATGGATAGGAGTGATTGCTGCATTGTTCTTTAATCTTTCATGGCAGGGGGCTTTAATGTCAAATGACTACTGGTTGGCATATGAAACCTCAGAAAAACGTTCGGCGTCGTTTGATCCTATTCTGTTTATTGAAGTATATGCTGCCATTGCTGCCCTTTCCTTTGTATTGGTTGCTGTAAGAGGAACTTTGTTTGCAGTAATTGGATTAAAGACTGCTCAAAATTTCTTCAAACAAATTCTTCACAGCATCTTGCATGCTCCTATGTCATTCTTTGATACAACACCTTCAGGACGAATTCTGACTCGG GCTTCGACTGATCAGACCAACGTCGATACTATAATCCCTTTCTTTCTTAGTCTCGCGATCTCGGGGTATACATCACTTCTTACTATCATCATCATAACTTGTCAATATGCTTGGCCGACTGCAATCCTTTTGATTCCACTTGGTTGGCTAAACATATGGTACAGG GGGTATTACCTTTCGACATCCCGGGAATTGACTCGACTGGACTCTATAACAAAGGCTCCTGTCATTCACCATTTCTCAGAGAGTATAGCAGGAGTGACGACAATTCGTTGTTTCATTAAGCAGGAAAGATTTATTGAAGATAATATTATTCGTGTAGATTCAAATCTGCGGATGGACTTCCACAATAATGGATCTAACGAGTGGCTGGGATTTCGTTTAGAACTTATCGGTTGTTTCGTTCTCTGCGCCTCTGTGTTGTTTATGATAATGTTACCCAGCAATATAATTGATCCAG GGAATGTCGGTTTATCCCTTTCATATGGGTTATCGCTTAATTCTGTGCTTTACTGGGCTGTGTACTTGAGTTGCTTTCTGGAAAACAAGATGGTTTCGGTTGAGAGGATAAAACAGTTCACAGTCATACCGTCCGAAGCAGAATGGAataaaaatgacatttttcctCCACCAAGTTGGCCAATCCGTGGCAATATCGAGCTGATAAACTTGCAG GTCAGATACCGTCCAGATACTCCTTTAGTCCTTAAAGGAATTACACTGAGCATTAAAGGGGGTGAGAAGATAGGCGTTGTTGGCCGTACAGGCGGTGGGAAATCGACGTTGATCCAGGTTTTATTCAGGTTGGTGGAGCCATCAGGTGGAAGAATAATCATTGATGACATTGACATTTCAGCATTGGGCCTTCACGATATTAGGTCTCGTTTCGGCATCATACCTCAAGAGCCTGTTCTTTTTGAAGGGACTGTGAGAAGAAACATCGACCCCACTGGATTATATTCGGATGATGAAATATGGAAG AGCTTAGAGCGGTGTCAACTCAAGGACGTGGTTGCCGAAAAGCCAGGGAAACTTGATTCA TCGTCGATAATGGTGAAAATTGGAGCGTGGGGCAAAGACAGCTTCTTTGTTTAG
- the LOC140889825 gene encoding ABC transporter C family member 14-like isoform X1, translating to MASDCSNVPSLFLLLLELKGSLGLQCWGTLKFEPIMDSDTKPEEPLLNKLHLTGYASASVMSKAFWIWLNPLLKKGYKSTIEIDDVPALSPEHRAEVLAELFTRNWPKPEENSNHPVVKTLVRCFWKRIAFTSFLAILRLGVMYVGPTLIQQFVDFTSGDRSSPYEGYYLVLILLIAKFVEVLSSHQFNFNTQKLGMLIRSTLLTSLYKKGFRLSSSARQAHGVGQIFNYMAVDAQQLSDMMLHLNNLWLMPLQIIVALVILYQYLGASTFAVLGGTALLTMFVLYGTGKNNKFQFNIMMNRDSRMKATNEILNYMKVIKFQAWEEYFDKKIQSFREKEYEWLSKFMYCVTCNIIVLWSSLPFLATIAFGCAILSGVPLTVGTVFTATSLLKMLQEPIRSFPQSMIAISQAIISFERLDKFLTSKEMDDKSVERVQDCGGDIVVAVKNGSFNWDDNTGKEIVKNLDFEIRKGELAAIVGTVGSGKSSLLAAILGEMNKLSGKIRVCGSTAYVAQTSWIQSGTVQENILFGLPMDGKRYKETVRVCCLEKDLEMMEFGDQTEIGERGINLSGGQKQRIQLARAVYQDCDIYLLDDVFSAVDAHTGSDIFKECVRGTLRDKTILLVTHQVDFLNNVDQILVMRDGMVVQSGKYNDLLKMGMDFKALVTAHEASMELVEVETASENIASPKLSTQRSSKFGEENGEANPQERSEVNGGSSRLVKDEERATGKISLHVYKLYCTESFGWIGVIAALFFNLSWQGALMSNDYWLAYETSEKRSASFDPILFIEVYAAIAALSFVLVAVRGTLFAVIGLKTAQNFFKQILHSILHAPMSFFDTTPSGRILTRASTDQTNVDTIIPFFLSLAISGYTSLLTIIIITCQYAWPTAILLIPLGWLNIWYRGYYLSTSRELTRLDSITKAPVIHHFSESIAGVTTIRCFIKQERFIEDNIIRVDSNLRMDFHNNGSNEWLGFRLELIGCFVLCASVLFMIMLPSNIIDPGNVGLSLSYGLSLNSVLYWAVYLSCFLENKMVSVERIKQFTVIPSEAEWNKNDIFPPPSWPIRGNIELINLQVRYRPDTPLVLKGITLSIKGGEKIGVVGRTGGGKSTLIQVLFRLVEPSGGRIIIDDIDISALGLHDIRSRFGIIPQEPVLFEGTVRRNIDPTGLYSDDEIWKSLERCQLKDVVAEKPGKLDSVVVDNGENWSVGQRQLLCLGRVMLKRSRLLFMDEATASVDSYTDGVIQKIIREDFKSCTIISIAHRIPTVMDCDRVLVIDAGRAKEFDRPSHLLERPSLFGALVQEYANRSSEL from the exons ATGGCATCAGATTGTAGCAATGTCCCTTCT TTGTTCTTGTTGTTGCTGGAACTAAAGGGTTCACTGGGATTGCAGTGCTGGGGGACTTTGAAATTTGAACCAATTATGGATTCAGATACCAAACCAGAGGAACCCCTTTTGAACAAATTGCACTTGACTGGGTACGCTTCGGCCTCTGTTATGTCTAAAGCCTTTTGGATTTGGTTGAATCCCCTCCTAAAGAAAGGTTACAAGTCGACCATCGAGATAGATGATGTGCCAGCACTTTCACCAGAGCACCGAGCTGAAGTATTAGCCGAGCTTTTCACGCGAAATTGGCCTAAGCCTGAGGAGAACTCGAACCATCCTGTGGTGAAAACTCTGGTTAGATGTTTTTGGAAACGAATCGCCTTCACTTCGTTTCTTGCAATCTTGAGACTCGGTGTGATGTATGTTGGGCCAACACTTATACAACAGTTTGTTGATTTTACATCTGGAGACAGAAGTTCTCCCTATGAAGGATACTACCTTGTGTTGATTCTATTGATAGCGAAATTCGTGGAAGTATTGAGCTCACACCAGTTCAACTTCAATACTCAAAAACTGGGGATGCTTATTCGATCAACACTCCTTACTTCTTTGTACAAGAAGGGGTTCAGGCTTTCGAGCTCGGCTAGACAAGCTCATGGAGTTGGACAAATCTTTAACTACATGGCGGTGGATGCTCAGCAGCTCTCGGATATGATGTTGCACCTAAACAACTTGTGGCTTATGCCGTTGCAAATCATTGTGGCCTTGGTTATCCTTTATCAGTACTTGGGCGCCTCAACGTTCGCCGTACTAGGTGGAACTGCCTTATTAACCATGTTTGTGTTGTATGGTACCGGAAAAAACAACAAATTCCAGTTTAACATTATGATGAACCGTGATTCGAGAATGAAGGCAACAAATGAGATACTCAACTACATGAAGGTGATAAAGTTCCAGGCATGGGAAGAATACTTTGACAAGAAAATCCAGTCATTTCGTGAGAAAGAATATGAATGGCTCTCGAAATTTATGTATTGTGTAACTTGCAATATCATTGTGCTATGGAGTTCGCTGCCGTTTCTCGCCACAATTGCATTTGGATGTGCTATTCTTTCAGGGGTTCCACTTACTGTAGGCACAGTCTTCACAGCAACCTCGCTCTTAAAGATGTTGCAAGAGCCGATTAGGTCCTTCCCGCAATCGATGATTGCCATTTCACAGGCAATAATCTCTTTTGAACGACTGGATAAGTTCCTTACCAGCAAGGAGATGGATGATAAATCAGTTGAGAGGGTTCAAGATTGTGGAGGAGACATTGTTGTGGCCGTAAAAAATGGGTCGTTTAACTGGGACGATAACACTGGGAAAGAAATAGTCAAGAACTTAGATTTTGAGATCAGAAAAGGGGAGCTTGCAGCAATTGTTGGTACTGTGGGATCAGGGAAGTCTTCCCTTCTGGCGGCGATTCTTGGCGAGATGAACAAACTATCAGGAAAG ATCAGAGTATGTGGTTCCACAGCCTATGTCGCCCAAACGTCATGGATCCAAAGTGGGACGGTACAAGAAAATATACTATTTGGCTTACCTATGGATGGAAAGAGATACAAGGAAACTGTCAGGGTGTGCTGCTTGGAGAAAGACTTGGAAATGATGGAGTTTGGCGACCAAACTGAAATCGGAGAACGTGGTATCAATTTAAGTGGCGGCCAGAAACAGCGAATTCAACTTGCAAGAGCTGTTTATCAAGATTGTGATATTTATTTACTTGATGACGTGTTTAGTGCTGTTGATGCTCACACTGGATCAGACATATTCAAG GAATGTGTGAGAGGAACCCTCAGAGATAAGACCATTCTACTTGTTACCCACCAAGTGGACTTCTTGAATAATGTTGATCAAATTTTG GTCATGAGAGATGGGATGGTTGTTCAATCTGGAAAATACAATGACCTCCTGAAAATGGGCATGGATTTCAAAGCTTTAGTCACGGCCCACGAGGCGTCGATGGAACTTGTAGAGGTGGAGACAGCCTCAGAGAACATTGCTTCCCCGAAATTATCTACTCAAAGATCATCTAAGTTTGGAGAAGAAAATGGTGAAGCTAATCCTCAAGAAAGGTCTGAGGTGAATGGGGGAAGTTCAAGGCTTGTCAAGGACGAAGAGCGAGCGACCGGGAAAATAAGTTTGCATGTTTATAAGCTATACTGCACTGAGTCTTTTGGATGGATAGGAGTGATTGCTGCATTGTTCTTTAATCTTTCATGGCAGGGGGCTTTAATGTCAAATGACTACTGGTTGGCATATGAAACCTCAGAAAAACGTTCGGCGTCGTTTGATCCTATTCTGTTTATTGAAGTATATGCTGCCATTGCTGCCCTTTCCTTTGTATTGGTTGCTGTAAGAGGAACTTTGTTTGCAGTAATTGGATTAAAGACTGCTCAAAATTTCTTCAAACAAATTCTTCACAGCATCTTGCATGCTCCTATGTCATTCTTTGATACAACACCTTCAGGACGAATTCTGACTCGG GCTTCGACTGATCAGACCAACGTCGATACTATAATCCCTTTCTTTCTTAGTCTCGCGATCTCGGGGTATACATCACTTCTTACTATCATCATCATAACTTGTCAATATGCTTGGCCGACTGCAATCCTTTTGATTCCACTTGGTTGGCTAAACATATGGTACAGG GGGTATTACCTTTCGACATCCCGGGAATTGACTCGACTGGACTCTATAACAAAGGCTCCTGTCATTCACCATTTCTCAGAGAGTATAGCAGGAGTGACGACAATTCGTTGTTTCATTAAGCAGGAAAGATTTATTGAAGATAATATTATTCGTGTAGATTCAAATCTGCGGATGGACTTCCACAATAATGGATCTAACGAGTGGCTGGGATTTCGTTTAGAACTTATCGGTTGTTTCGTTCTCTGCGCCTCTGTGTTGTTTATGATAATGTTACCCAGCAATATAATTGATCCAG GGAATGTCGGTTTATCCCTTTCATATGGGTTATCGCTTAATTCTGTGCTTTACTGGGCTGTGTACTTGAGTTGCTTTCTGGAAAACAAGATGGTTTCGGTTGAGAGGATAAAACAGTTCACAGTCATACCGTCCGAAGCAGAATGGAataaaaatgacatttttcctCCACCAAGTTGGCCAATCCGTGGCAATATCGAGCTGATAAACTTGCAG GTCAGATACCGTCCAGATACTCCTTTAGTCCTTAAAGGAATTACACTGAGCATTAAAGGGGGTGAGAAGATAGGCGTTGTTGGCCGTACAGGCGGTGGGAAATCGACGTTGATCCAGGTTTTATTCAGGTTGGTGGAGCCATCAGGTGGAAGAATAATCATTGATGACATTGACATTTCAGCATTGGGCCTTCACGATATTAGGTCTCGTTTCGGCATCATACCTCAAGAGCCTGTTCTTTTTGAAGGGACTGTGAGAAGAAACATCGACCCCACTGGATTATATTCGGATGATGAAATATGGAAG AGCTTAGAGCGGTGTCAACTCAAGGACGTGGTTGCCGAAAAGCCAGGGAAACTTGATTCAGTTG TCGTCGATAATGGTGAAAATTGGAGCGTGGGGCAAAGACAGCTTCTTTGTTTAGGAAGGGTGATGCTAAAAAGAAGTCGGCTTCTGTTCATGGACGAAGCAACTGCATCCGTTGATTCGTATACAGATGGAGTGATTCAGAAAATAATCCGGGAGGACTTCAAATCCTGCACCATCATCAGTATTGCACACAGAATACCTACAGTGATGGATTGTGACAGAGTTCTGGTAATAGATGCAG GAAGAGCCAAAGAATTCGACAGGCCGTCTCACTTGCTTGAAAGGCCTTCGCTCTTTGGAGCATTGGTACAGGAGTATGCCAACCGATCATCAGAGCTTTGA